One Brachyspira hampsonii genomic window, AGATTACTTTGATAATAATATATTTTCTATTATCAACTATTATGATGTATACTATTTAGAAAATGATATGATTTATAAATCTTCTGTAAGCATATTTGATATAGATTCATTGGTAAAAATAAATAATTACTTAGGAAATTTAGTATATGACACTGAAAAATTCAGAACTTTTTTGAAAAACAAAATAAAAGAACAAACAGACAATTATGAGAAAGATAATTTCTCAGAATATTTTGATGAATATATAACCTCACTTAATTATGCTGAAATATATTTTAATACTGATAGTTCTTTAACTATTCATTTCTTTTTTACAAAAGAAAAGATAGAATATAGTTTTATAAATATAAATATTGATGAATTAAAACCTTATATAAAGCCTGACAGCTTTTATAAATATTTATTTTCTAATTAGATACTGATAATTTTATTATCATACATAATAATAAAATATTTACAAATTATATATTTGTGATATAATTGAAAACGATGCTTTATTTAATAAATAATTTTATATCAACTTCAAATTGGCGATATTTCTTTTATGGTCTGGATATAATATTGGTTGCTGTATTATTTTATATTATATATATGCTTATGTATAATACAAGAGCTTACAGCATAGCAATAGGTTTTATAATATTATTCTTTATAACCTTAATAGCAAAAGTATTCGGACTTTCTACATTATCTTGGATATTTGATCAATTCTTTCAAGTTGGACTTATAGCCATTGTAGTGATATTCCAAGCAGAAATAAAACATGCTTTGAGAATACTAGGCGGAAGAGCATTTTTGAAAAAGTCATTCAGATATGATGAAGATCAAATACAAAAGATATTGAGTGCCACATTTAATTTATCATATAAAGGATATGGTGCTTTAATAGTTTTTCAAAGAAATATATCTCTTCATTCTTTAGTTGATAGAGCGGTAAAGCTTAATGCTGATATATCCATAGAGCTTATTGAAGCTATATTTTTTAAGAATAACCCTATTCATGACGGTGCTGCCATAATAATGGAAAATAGAATAGCAGCTGCAAGTGCATATCTACCGCTTACAGAAATAGAGCCTCAAATAAAAAATAGAAGATTAGGAACTAGACATAGAGCAGCACTTGGTATTTCAGAACAAACAGATGCCGTTGTAGTTGTAGTTTCAGAGGAAACTCAATGTGTATCTATTGTTCATAATGGCATATTAGAATATAATTTAAATAGAGAAGAATTATATAAAAGGCTTGGGGAACTTTTAGAGATAAAAAAATGAAAAGTAAAAAAACATCGAATTTAACTAAATTTAATTTAAAAAAGATATTAGCTCGTATAACTAATAGATTAGGTATTAAATTATTATGTCTTTTAATGTCATTTTTATTGTTTCTATTTGTAAGATATCAAAAAGAATATACTAAAGACTATGTTGCAAAAATAGAAATAAAAAACACCCCTTCAAGATTATTAATAGCGAATGATGTACCTGAATATATTACAATAACTTTAACAGGATTCAAAGATAATATTTATGAACTTCCTACAGAATTTAGTGCTTATATAGATCTTACAAATGCTGTTATAGGCAGCAATATGTATGATGTTCTTTTAGATAGCGACATAGATTACTCAAAAATGAACATTATAATTAATCCTAGCCAAATACCTATAATACTAGATGAACTATCATATAAAACTGTACCTATAAAAGTACCTATAGTAGGAAAGACTTCTTACGGACTTACAATTGACAATATAAGAGTAAATCCTTCCAACACTATAATATCAGGTCCTAAAACTTTAGTATCATCTATGAATGAAATTAAAACTTATAATGTAGATGTAACAGGTAAATATTTTGATTATTCTACAATATCAAGAATCAATTCACCTATAAATATCAAATCAGATGTTTCAAGGGTAAATATTAATATAATCTTTGATAGAAATCTTGACAGAAAAGAATTTAATAATATTGCGGTAAAAATAGACAATCTAAACGGCAAATTCAAAATAAACAATACTAACCCGCTTATAATAAATAAAGTAATTTTAGAAGCGAATAAAGTAATGCTCTCAAATTTATCACCTGATGATATTAAATTATATATAGACTTACAAAAATTAACTAATTCCGGTATTTATTCTAATATATCTGTAGAAGCCAATATACCCGAACATACCAGACTCCTAGAAATAGAACCTTCATTCTTTGATATTGAGATAACAGAAAGAGACACTAATGATAATAATATCATCAATACTAATGAAAATACAAATGAAAACAATTTAAATAATGCATCTAATGAATAAGGTAAATTAGTAAATAATGAAAAGATTAAAATACGGCGATGTGCTAATATTTTTATTTATAATTATTTTCTCATTTTTTTATGCTAAGAATCTAATTTCAAATAAAAGCAGTAAAATAATAATAGATACTCATGACAAATCTTTCAGATATGATTTAAATACGGACAGAGAAATTATTGTTAATGGTTTATTAGGCGAATCAAAAATCATTATAAGCAATAGGCAAATTATGTTTGAAAGCTCTCCTTGCAGGGATAAATTATGCATTAAGGCAGGTGTACTAAAAAATGCCCCTATAATATGCATGCCCAATGGTATATCTATAAGATTTGAAAAAAATATGGAGAACAATATAGAAATAGATTCTATAGTTCAATAGGAATATTTATGTTATTTTTAGAAAATATAAAATCTCATACAGGCAAAAGAAGAATATATGATATAATATTTTTTGCTTTTTTATCATCATTTATTGCCGCTGTTGAAAATATGTTTCCAAGACCTATACCATATTTCAGAATAGGATTTTCTTTTGTTATTGTATTAATGGTTGTAGATGTATTTACTTTCAGAGAACTGCTGCTGCTTATATTTATAAAAAATGTTTCTGTTGCTTTGGCTTTTGCTTATATATTAACGCCTCCTTTTTATTTAGGATTATGCGGAGGTATAACATCAATCATAGTAATGAAATTAATGAGTTATTTTAAAAATACATTTTCTATATTTGGTGTGAGTTTAGCCGGTGCTTTAATAAGTAATTTATCTCAGGCTTTTCTATCTAAATATTTATTTAAATTGCCTGATATAAGATTTTTAATAGTACCTGTATTTATATTATCGCTTATCACAGGAAGTATAGTTGGTATTATCACTATGATATTATGCAATGATAATTATAAAAAAGGCTTCAATAATTAAAATAATTATCAAAGCCTTTTATATTTTTAGATTATAATTCATTAACTTTATTATTTTTGACTAGGATCGAAAATAGTATCTTCATTCAATAAATGTTTATATTCTGTAAGATAATAAGCTATAAGTTCATTAAGCTGTTTTTCATATTTATCTTTTAAACTTGGATTAGCTCCATTTATTGCATCTTTCCATAATATTTTATTTAAAATGTCAGTTACTACCCCCTGAAGAGTATAAGGAACTTTATATTTCCCTACATGATGAAAGCCTATATTATGCATATGTTCATGAAACATTAAACCTGCTGTATTAGCGTATGCCTGACTTTCCATATAAGTAGAATAGTTGCCAAATAAAGCAGAATCTATACTGCCCCAATTACCGCTGCTGAATCCTACCCATCCGCCTGTAGGTATTTGATTTTCAGGCTGAAGACCATGACGAAGATATCTTGATTTTCCCATTTCACCTGTACCAACTCCAGCTGCTGTATTCATTTTTCTATATACAAAATCATATTTAAGAGAACGAACAGTATCTATAACTTTTTGAGCATCATATTTATCTCCTACTTTAAGTTCTTGTCCGTCATAGCTGTCATTTACAGAAGAACCCAATTCAGCATCCGCAGCCTTTATACGGCTTGCAAACTCATCAGTATTAACTGCCAATCTGATAAGAGCCATACATATTAACATATACTTTTTTTCATCAACTGTAATAGTTGTGTATTTTGTTAATTCGCTGGCTATCTCAAAACTTTCTATACCAACCTGCCAATATGGGTATTTTTTATCAATACTTTCTTTACTAAAATCATCAGGCTTTAATACATTATTATTACATCCTAAAACAGCAAGCAGAAGTAAACTAAATAATTTTTTTACCATATTTTTCTCCTTATAAATTAATTATTCGGCAGTATTCTTATGCCAACTTGAAAACCTATATCAAAACTAGATATAGTTTGTTTTGTTATTTTGGCTATGCTTTGATTATTTAATATAGTATTTTTAAAAGACATACCAAAATCTCCTCCTATATAACCGCCCAATACTAATGCGAATTTCTTATCCGTATAAACTTCATAATCTACAGAAACTCTAAGATATGGTATGATAGGGACATCAAATACATTTTTTATCTGAAATGCATTATAATTTTCTATATTTCTATCAATATTCTTAGCATCATAATTTATATAAGATGACATAGCCCTAGCATATAGAGGCACTTTAATTCCTACATTCACTCCGAATGCAAATTTCTTCCAATTAAATTTAGGATATATACCAAAAGACATACTCTCAAACATATAAACATAACTATTTTCATTTTTTTTATCCCCGCTCATACTATAAAATGAAAACTCATCATGATTATATCCTAATTCACCTAAAACACTTATACTAAAATCTTTATTTATATCAAATCTGTATCCTATATGAAATAAAAAACCTGCATCGAATCCCGCTGATGATTTTCTATTTGCCTGTTTTACTGCTGATTCAAATTGAGTTTTCTGCTGTGATGTTGGATTTTTATTAGTTAAACTATACTGATTTATTCCAATACTTAAACCTAATGGAACAAATATTCCTAATTCTATACCGCTTTTAGCAAAAACAGTAAGGCAGCTTAAAAACATTATTATAAATATATTCAATACTTTTTTCATAATTTTCTCTTTATCAACTTTTTAATACTTAATATTAATTCATAGGTCTTATTTTAACGCCTACTTGTATACCTAAATCTACACTTGATATATTTTCTATAGGGGCATCAATTTGATTATTGATTTTTGAGCCTTTTATCTGATATCTTAAAGCAAAGTCATAATCAATATATGCTCCTACAACTATATCAAATTTCTTAGATGTATATACTGAATAATCTAAAGTTAATTTTAAATATCCTATTACATTTGAAGTAAAATAGTCTTTGTAATTTTTCATATCTATCATTTTTATAGTTTCAGCTGTATAATCTAATGTTTGATTATATCCTGAATTATTGATTGTGCCGGATAAAAATATTTTCATTCCTACACCTACGCCAAAAGAAAATCTTTTATAATTAACTTTAGGTAAAATACCAATAACAAGGCTGTCAAAAGTATAGTAACGATAATTCTGCTGTTTAAGTGCCGGAACATCTGTTTTACTGTCTTTTAATCTGTAATTAAAAGTGTCTCTGCTGTATCCAAGCTCTCCCATAAAACTAAAACTAATTTCTTCATTTAATTCTAGTCTATAGCCTGCCTGAAATAAAGCACCTGCATCATACCCAATATGGGAAGTCCTTGTATTATTTGTAACATAAGTATTGTATGTAGCTGCCTGCTGATTATTTAAACTTGATGGAGCTTTGTCATAATAATGAATACCTACATTAAAACCTATAGGAACAAAAACGCCAAGCTCTAATCCGCTTTTTGCAAATACCGAATAAGAAAGAATAAATAACACCGCTAATATTTTACATAATTTCATTGTAACCCTTAATTTTTATATTCTATGTTTTTATAATAACACATATTGTCATATTAATCAAACGGTATTATTATAAAATTAATTAGTTATTTTTATCATTGTAATAATGACTATTATTCTATATAATACTAAATCATGGATATATTTTTTGAAGAATATGTAAATATAAATGGTATAGAACAATATTTTATACATTACCCAAAAAAATCGGATACAACTTTACTGTTTCTGCATGGAGGCCCAGGAGAAAGCGAAGCATATTTTCTATATAAAATGCATTCAAAAACTCAAAACTATAATTTAGTGTACTATGATCAAAGAGGAACAGGAAAAACTCAGGCAAGAAATAAATCAAAAGATAAAGATATCACTATAGAGAAACTGCTTATAGATTTGAAAGAAACAATTAATTATATTAAATTAAGATATAATTCTAAATATATTATTTTACTAGGGCATTCTTGGGGAAGTGTTTTGGGAATTGAATTTATAAAAAAATTTCCTAATCTAGTTTCTGCCTATATTGGTATGGGGCAAGTTGTAAATTTTCAAATAGGAGAGAAAACCGGATTTGATTATTGTTATAATATTGTTCAAAAAAGCAATAATCAGAAATATATCAAAAAAATAGAGAAATTAAAAAATTATCCTTCTATTATAAATAAAAATAATGTATTTGAAATATTTAAAAATTTCAGGGAGATACAAGTAAAATATAAATTAGCTGGGTATTATGAAGGCAATGATAAATTAAATAAAATAATTAAACAAAGTCCTATATACTCATTTAAAGATATCTTTAATCATAATTCATTAATATTAAATAAAAATCTTATATATTATATAATTGATTATGATACAAGTAAATTTACAAACTTCAGTATGCCTATATTTTTTATATGCGGTGCTGATGATTGGCAGGTACCTACTGTTATTGTAAAAGAATACTATGAAACTATAACAGCTCCTGATAAAGATTTATTTATCGCAGAGAATGCAGGACATCTTCTCAATATAGAAAATACAAAAGATTATAATACAATAGTAGAAGGTATATGCAGCAGGGTAAACGGACATTAATCTTCTAAATTCCAAAATTCAAAGTCTATAGATTTTAAATTTCCATATTATGCATAATAGACAAAAATAATATTTAATTATTTATATAAATTACAAAAAATTTATTTAGATATTGGCTCAGGAGAATATCCCAATTTCCTTGATTCTTCAAAATAATACTTACTTTTTTCAGTGTATTCCTTCATCTTTTCAGCTGTAATGGTAGTAAGTTTGGCGTATTCATCATAAACCAATGACAAATAATAATAACTTTCAGCCAAAACAGAATTTGATTTATTATTCTTAATAGATTTTAGAAAACTATATTCAGACTCTTTTAAATCTTTTACCTGTTTTTCTAGTTTGTATTTATAAAGCGATGTTATTCCGCCATTATTCAAAAGATAAAAATTATCTTTTTCTAAAGTAAGTCCATGCTTTATATCTTTTTCAGCATTATCTAAACTTTCTATATCTTTACAAATTTTGTAATCTGTTAAATAAAGCCAGCCTCTGTTTATATATATAGAAGTATTACTATTATCTATAGCAAGAGCCTTATTATAATTATCTAAAGACATTTGAAAATATTTTTTATCATGAGTATTTTTATATTTTTCATTATAAAGATCTGAATATATAAGCAATGTGCTTAAATCATCTTTATCATTATTATCACTAACTATCCTATTATAATCATTTAAAGCTAAATTAAAATAATTCTCATTAGATGTATAATGATATTTTTTAGTATAAAGAACCGCTCTGTCTTTCAAAGTGTCTGTACTGCTATATTCATTAAAACTATTAATATCTATTATTTTATTATAATCTTTTAAAGCAGCATCAAAATATTTATCTTCAGAAGTTTCTTCATATTTTTTATTAAACAGCAATGCCCTGCTTTTTAATACAGCCGTATTATTATCATCAAAACTCAATATTTTCGTATATATGTTTATTGCATTATCATCATTTCCATTTTCAACCTCTCTTAAAGCCATAAGGGATAATTCATTTATATCTAAATTTTCATCATTCTTATTTTTCTTTATAACATTCCAAAATAAATTATCTCCATTCTTATTGTATTTATAATAATCATTTTTCAAAACTAACTTATCCCCATCATTATTTGTATCAATAATTTTTTGCTCATTATCTAAACCTATTGAATTAATAATACCTGATGTATCCAATTTATTAATACTTTCATCTTTTTTATCTTTATTATTATCATTGCTATCCCTATTAAAAAAACTAACATCTGAATCAGCACTTTCTAATGCTTTAGAATCACTTCCTCTAAATAAAAACATAGAGGCAATAATAGTGAGTAATGTAGCTGCAAATATAATAGCTATAGTTCTAGTATCTACATTTAATAAACCGCTTTTATCTATAATTGAATTGAAACTATTAACATGAGGAGCGATATATTCTTTATATTTTATTTCTAGTAAATAATCTAAATTTTTCTTTATATTATTTCTATTTAGAATATCATTTTTATTACTTAATTGAGTATTAGTCTGTATATTACTTTTATATGAATAGGATTTATTATATGTATTTGAATTATATATCCAATAGCATATTCCAGCGATTAATAAAACAAGGAATAAAGTTGTTAACATAACAACTTTTGAAGAAGACTTTTCTATTTCAGGTTCATAATTTTCTTCATTTTTTATAAAATTATGTTCTTCTTCCATTTCCATGCAAAAATCCCGATATTAAGTAAGATATTTATCGGATTGCATTTCATAAAAAGAAATAAATATGATAACTTGATCGTATTTTTTAGTTATTATTCTCGTAATATTCTCTAATCATATTAATAATTTTTTCATTGCCTGTATCATAAGCATAATCTAAAGCTGTATTTGAATCATTATCTTCAATATTAATATTAGGATTATATTTAAGTAAAATATCAATTATATCAGTATTTTTTCTAATAACGGCAAACATCAATGCACTTTTACCATCATCGCTAATAATATTAATATCAGCGTTATTCTCTAGTAAAATATTAACAGCATCTTCATAATCATTTATGACAGCCTGTATCAATGCGGTATACCCCATATTATTTTGATGATTAATATCAATGTCAAGCTCTAATATTTTTTTAATTATATCAGTATTCTCAGAAAAACAAGCCTCTATCAATACATTGTTTTCGTCATTATTGACTTGATTGATATTTGAGCCATTATCTAATAATATATTAAAAACATCATAATGACCTCCGGCAGCCGCTGCCATCATAGCACTATATCCGAAATTATTGACTATATTTACATCAGCATTATTTTTTATAAGTAAATCAACTATATCATTAAATCCGTTAAAAGAAGCTATCATCAAAGGAGATACTTTATCAATGTCAAGTATATTGACATCAATTCCATTATATAATAAATTTTTTACTCCTTTATAATTATTATCCCCAGCATATATAAAAATCTTATCTTCATCTCTATTGATATCATATTTACCGGAACCGATTATATATTCAGGATATAAAAAAACATTAAATATGATAAATATTAAAATTAAATATTTTTGCATAATATAATATCCGCAATAAATTTACAAATATATATAACTAATTATATAGAATTATGTTAAATTTTTTATAATTGAAAAAATACAAATATGATGTATAATAAAAATATGAGTACAGCTATGTTTGAGATATTAATGTTTAGCCCAATACTAATCGCCCAAAGCTTAATAATTTTACTATTATTTATTCTATTATACTATTTTATAAAAATGATAAATGTTTTTTTGACTAAATTATTTCATATAAACGAAAAACTATTAGATAAACTTCATGTTATTTCTTTCGTATCTATTAACATATTAATTAGTGCTTATTTCTTTATTAGACTTTTATACAATATAAATACTTACGGAACAGATTTAAATACATTTATAGATAAAGATAATCAAGTGTATTTTGGAAATATAATATTCACTTTTATTTTAATATTAGAAAGCATAATTATTTCTAGTATTTGTATTTTTAAAAATCAATTAAATGAATATATTTTAAAAAAATTATTTAGAAACAGTCTTTAAATATTCTTCTGCTTCTTTCTGCTCTTTACGAATAGCAAATTCTAAAGCTCTTTCACCGTCTCTATTTTTATGCTCTATATCTGCCCCATTTTCTATTAATAATTTCATAGTTTCTATGTCATTTATACCAGCAGCAAACATTAATGGTGTTACAAGTTTGAAATTCTTAGCATTAACATCAGCACCCGCCTCAACTAATGCTTTTATTATATCATGCTCTTTTGTTAGAGAGGCATAAAGAAGGGCTGAAAATAATGGTCTGTCCCTTAAATTAACATCAGCACCAGAATCTATTAAATACTCAGCTATTTTCACTTGTTTCTCAGCACATGCAAACATTAAAGCAGTTATACCCGTTTTACTTCTTGCATTTAAATTAGCTCCTTCTTCTACTAAAAGTTTGGCTATATCAAAATATCCCTTCTTAGCACAAATCATAAGCAATGTGAATCTAGACTCTTCATCTCTTGCATCCGCTAAAGAATTATCAGACTCCAAACATTTTTTTACATTTTCTATATCATTATTTTTCACATACTCAACTATATTAGACATTTTAATGAACCTCTCTTAATAAGATTACTGCCACTTATAAGATTCTACAAACATAGTAGATATTGATATACATGCAACAGCCCAAATTAAAAAGAATATAACATTCTGTATATCTATCATACCTTTAGTAAAATCAGAAAAGTATGTTGTTATAGAAATAGCATTCAATATCTTGCTAGCCCCAGTAAACATTTCACTAAGCCAATTTATTATATATGCAAATATTCCCATAGATACTCCTAAAATAGCAGCTACTAACTGACTTTTAGATATACTTGTTGCAATAAGTCCAAGACCAAGTATTGCAGTACCTAAAAGGAATAATCCCAAATATCCGCTGAATATTACTCCAATATCAGGCTTTCCGAAAATCATAAGAAGTATAGGATAAACAAAAGTCATCACCAGAAGTGAAGCATATACAACCAATACAGATAAATATTTTCCTAAAACATATTGTAATGAAGTGATTGGTGCTGTCATTATAAGTTCAAAAGTTCCAGAAGCCCTTTCCTCTGCTATAAGTTTCATACAAAGAATAGAAAGGAATAATATTGTAAAAAATCCAATATTATACATGGTGTTTTCCATAACAGCAAGTCTGCTATAATAGATTTCTATAGTAAAAAAGTATCCTGTCAAAGCAAGATATATAAATCCTAATATATAATATAATGGCGATACATAAAAAGATTGAATTTCTCTTGAAAATACAACATATATATTTCTCATTTATCTTAACCTCTTAATTAATTATTTATTCTTCATTATTTTCTGCATTCAATACAGCATCTCTGATATATTTAGATTTATCAAAATCTTCATTTTTCTTCTTATCTGTAAAGTAAATGAATACTTCTTCTAATGATCTTTCTTTAGCCCTTATCTCCAGAACATCAAAATTATTATTAACTAAATGCTTAACTATTTGTGCCCTAGAATCATTTCCTCTCTCACATTCAATAATAATATCCCCATAAGAGTTAGCTTCTGCCTGAACAACTCCATTAACTTCCCTAACACATAAAAGAGCATCATTATATCTGTCAGCTACTTTAAGTTCTATATTGCCACCCAATATTTCTCTATCCATAGCCATTTTTAACCCTTCTATTGTATCTTCAGCAATAAGCTCTCCGCTGTCTATAATTAAAGCCCTTTCACAAGTATCTTCAACTTCGCTTAATATATGAGTAGAAAGTATAACAGTTCTTGTTCCGCCTAAACTTTTTATTAAAGACCTAACCTCTATTAATTGATTAGGGTCTAAACCGCTTGTAGGTTCATCTAATATCAGAACTTCAGGATCATGTATTATTGCCTGTGCTATTCCCGTACGCTGCTTATAACCTTTTGATAAATGCCCTATTATTCTGTTTCTATATTTT contains:
- the cdaA gene encoding diadenylate cyclase CdaA, which gives rise to MLYLINNFISTSNWRYFFYGLDIILVAVLFYIIYMLMYNTRAYSIAIGFIILFFITLIAKVFGLSTLSWIFDQFFQVGLIAIVVIFQAEIKHALRILGGRAFLKKSFRYDEDQIQKILSATFNLSYKGYGALIVFQRNISLHSLVDRAVKLNADISIELIEAIFFKNNPIHDGAAIIMENRIAAASAYLPLTEIEPQIKNRRLGTRHRAALGISEQTDAVVVVVSEETQCVSIVHNGILEYNLNREELYKRLGELLEIKK
- a CDS encoding CdaR family protein, producing MKSKKTSNLTKFNLKKILARITNRLGIKLLCLLMSFLLFLFVRYQKEYTKDYVAKIEIKNTPSRLLIANDVPEYITITLTGFKDNIYELPTEFSAYIDLTNAVIGSNMYDVLLDSDIDYSKMNIIINPSQIPIILDELSYKTVPIKVPIVGKTSYGLTIDNIRVNPSNTIISGPKTLVSSMNEIKTYNVDVTGKYFDYSTISRINSPINIKSDVSRVNINIIFDRNLDRKEFNNIAVKIDNLNGKFKINNTNPLIINKVILEANKVMLSNLSPDDIKLYIDLQKLTNSGIYSNISVEANIPEHTRLLEIEPSFFDIEITERDTNDNNIINTNENTNENNLNNASNE
- a CDS encoding NusG domain II-containing protein — encoded protein: MKRLKYGDVLIFLFIIIFSFFYAKNLISNKSSKIIIDTHDKSFRYDLNTDREIIVNGLLGESKIIISNRQIMFESSPCRDKLCIKAGVLKNAPIICMPNGISIRFEKNMENNIEIDSIVQ
- a CDS encoding Gx transporter family protein; this translates as MLFLENIKSHTGKRRIYDIIFFAFLSSFIAAVENMFPRPIPYFRIGFSFVIVLMVVDVFTFRELLLLIFIKNVSVALAFAYILTPPFYLGLCGGITSIIVMKLMSYFKNTFSIFGVSLAGALISNLSQAFLSKYLFKLPDIRFLIVPVFILSLITGSIVGIITMILCNDNYKKGFNN
- a CDS encoding outer membrane beta-barrel protein, translated to MKKVLNIFIIMFLSCLTVFAKSGIELGIFVPLGLSIGINQYSLTNKNPTSQQKTQFESAVKQANRKSSAGFDAGFLFHIGYRFDINKDFSISVLGELGYNHDEFSFYSMSGDKKNENSYVYMFESMSFGIYPKFNWKKFAFGVNVGIKVPLYARAMSSYINYDAKNIDRNIENYNAFQIKNVFDVPIIPYLRVSVDYEVYTDKKFALVLGGYIGGDFGMSFKNTILNNQSIAKITKQTISSFDIGFQVGIRILPNN
- a CDS encoding outer membrane beta-barrel protein; translation: MKLCKILAVLFILSYSVFAKSGLELGVFVPIGFNVGIHYYDKAPSSLNNQQAATYNTYVTNNTRTSHIGYDAGALFQAGYRLELNEEISFSFMGELGYSRDTFNYRLKDSKTDVPALKQQNYRYYTFDSLVIGILPKVNYKRFSFGVGVGMKIFLSGTINNSGYNQTLDYTAETIKMIDMKNYKDYFTSNVIGYLKLTLDYSVYTSKKFDIVVGAYIDYDFALRYQIKGSKINNQIDAPIENISSVDLGIQVGVKIRPMN
- a CDS encoding alpha/beta fold hydrolase, which produces MDIFFEEYVNINGIEQYFIHYPKKSDTTLLFLHGGPGESEAYFLYKMHSKTQNYNLVYYDQRGTGKTQARNKSKDKDITIEKLLIDLKETINYIKLRYNSKYIILLGHSWGSVLGIEFIKKFPNLVSAYIGMGQVVNFQIGEKTGFDYCYNIVQKSNNQKYIKKIEKLKNYPSIINKNNVFEIFKNFREIQVKYKLAGYYEGNDKLNKIIKQSPIYSFKDIFNHNSLILNKNLIYYIIDYDTSKFTNFSMPIFFICGADDWQVPTVIVKEYYETITAPDKDLFIAENAGHLLNIENTKDYNTIVEGICSRVNGH
- a CDS encoding tetratricopeptide repeat protein, which codes for MEEEHNFIKNEENYEPEIEKSSSKVVMLTTLFLVLLIAGICYWIYNSNTYNKSYSYKSNIQTNTQLSNKNDILNRNNIKKNLDYLLEIKYKEYIAPHVNSFNSIIDKSGLLNVDTRTIAIIFAATLLTIIASMFLFRGSDSKALESADSDVSFFNRDSNDNNKDKKDESINKLDTSGIINSIGLDNEQKIIDTNNDGDKLVLKNDYYKYNKNGDNLFWNVIKKNKNDENLDINELSLMALREVENGNDDNAINIYTKILSFDDNNTAVLKSRALLFNKKYEETSEDKYFDAALKDYNKIIDINSFNEYSSTDTLKDRAVLYTKKYHYTSNENYFNLALNDYNRIVSDNNDKDDLSTLLIYSDLYNEKYKNTHDKKYFQMSLDNYNKALAIDNSNTSIYINRGWLYLTDYKICKDIESLDNAEKDIKHGLTLEKDNFYLLNNGGITSLYKYKLEKQVKDLKESEYSFLKSIKNNKSNSVLAESYYYLSLVYDEYAKLTTITAEKMKEYTEKSKYYFEESRKLGYSPEPISK
- a CDS encoding ankyrin repeat domain-containing protein: MQKYLILIFIIFNVFLYPEYIIGSGKYDINRDEDKIFIYAGDNNYKGVKNLLYNGIDVNILDIDKVSPLMIASFNGFNDIVDLLIKNNADVNIVNNFGYSAMMAAAAGGHYDVFNILLDNGSNINQVNNDENNVLIEACFSENTDIIKKILELDIDINHQNNMGYTALIQAVINDYEDAVNILLENNADINIISDDGKSALMFAVIRKNTDIIDILLKYNPNINIEDNDSNTALDYAYDTGNEKIINMIREYYENNN
- a CDS encoding ankyrin repeat domain-containing protein, whose protein sequence is MSNIVEYVKNNDIENVKKCLESDNSLADARDEESRFTLLMICAKKGYFDIAKLLVEEGANLNARSKTGITALMFACAEKQVKIAEYLIDSGADVNLRDRPLFSALLYASLTKEHDIIKALVEAGADVNAKNFKLVTPLMFAAGINDIETMKLLIENGADIEHKNRDGERALEFAIRKEQKEAEEYLKTVSK
- a CDS encoding ABC transporter permease, translating into MRNIYVVFSREIQSFYVSPLYYILGFIYLALTGYFFTIEIYYSRLAVMENTMYNIGFFTILFLSILCMKLIAEERASGTFELIMTAPITSLQYVLGKYLSVLVVYASLLVMTFVYPILLMIFGKPDIGVIFSGYLGLFLLGTAILGLGLIATSISKSQLVAAILGVSMGIFAYIINWLSEMFTGASKILNAISITTYFSDFTKGMIDIQNVIFFLIWAVACISISTMFVESYKWQ
- a CDS encoding ABC transporter ATP-binding protein, which encodes MIKVDNIVKYYGEHIALKGVSYTINKGEIVGFLGPNGAGKSTMMRIITGYLPATSGYVYLDDYEVYDNPIEIKKRIGYMPENVSLYTEMTVIDYLRFCAKLKGIPRKHIKTALENTIEITGLTKYRNRIIGHLSKGYKQRTGIAQAIIHDPEVLILDEPTSGLDPNQLIEVRSLIKSLGGTRTVILSTHILSEVEDTCERALIIDSGELIAEDTIEGLKMAMDREILGGNIELKVADRYNDALLCVREVNGVVQAEANSYGDIIIECERGNDSRAQIVKHLVNNNFDVLEIRAKERSLEEVFIYFTDKKKNEDFDKSKYIRDAVLNAENNEE